ACTTTGGACCCAGTTTAACGAAGAAGccgctttttttttacattgcgattgttttatctttcttcCTTTCCATCATTGTTTTACAGGAGATGAGGCCATTATATCGATGTCGCTGGCCGGGGAGGTGACTGACACTTCGATCATGGAAGTGGGCCGTTCTAGACCGCAGTTTCAATATTCTCGGGTAAATATCGCATTTTGCAAgtgttgaaatttatatttaaaaaaccaagTATATCTTGTGAtgtgttttttgtttttttttctacaggAAGATCTAATGCTGATCAAAAATTTGCGATTGTCTAGACGTAGACCTACATTCCTAGATGCCGCTTATAACAAGTAAGTTATAAAGGTTTATGATCCACCAAAGTAGATTAACTTCAATCTTggtttatattatcttatcttttttcaatttttagaactagaaaaagaaaaaaaatcagttaAAACTAAGATCAAAATAATCCACACATACGGTGTGATTAAAATGAATCGAATTATCAAGATATCGATATTTGTCTTACCAATCGCGTAATACTTAATTTTGCTTGCAGCTCGCGAGGCGTTTGGGATCCTGAACGCTGGCATTCGGACAGAAAGCGTAGCGATACACCCCCGAAGGAAGAGAGGACTGGACGTGGTGATCAAATCACTGAGAATCATAGTAAGCGACGTAGTAATGGCGATCCACGAGACCGAATACGTAAGGAGCAAGACGGCATCGTTTTGAGTCCACAACGAAGAAGTTTTAATTCAGGTTGTTTCGTTAACGTTTCAAATCAGCCACCGAGCCGGCGCCCAGAAAGCCCAATTGGCAAAACAGAGGTACGTCTTCGTCTTGAAGTGTCACTTTTCCAAGACTTCATATCTTTACATTATCTTTTACATCGCTTTGCTATTTATAAacacaattacaaaatactttacaCAGGTTAGCCACCGTGAACCTGTTCGTCGAATTGGTAGCGGTAGAATTCTAACACGGGATATATGGGACTTTCGAGCGGAGAACGAGAAAATGGAATCTGAGCGTGCAGATTACGGGTTTAGATCAGGCACAGCTGCTGGTGGCTCTCTGCGTGATCGTGACAGTAGAGATAATCGTGATGGAGGGAAGGAGCGAGATAGGGATCGCGACATGCGAGAACGCGATCGCGAACGGGATGAGAGGTTTGAGCGGCGATCATTCGGCCGGGATTACGGGGATCGCGGTGAAAGGGAGCGCGATCGTGGCGATAGGGGAGGAGCGGAGCGAAACAATGAGCGGAATCATCAGACGGACCGTGACAAGGATCGCGGACGCGAGAAGAGATTTATCAACGACCGTCGTCAACGAACGTACAGTGACACTCGTGATTTGGACGAGCCCGAATGGTTTAGCTCAGGACCTACGTCTCAACATGATACGATTGAGCTCAGAGGCTTCGAGGATATTCCGGAGGAAAAGGTAGTGAGCAGCGGTAGCAATGCCAAAAGTAAGAAGCAAAATCCCACACAAAAGAAACGTGGCAAGAGAAATTCCACGGAGAAGGACGAGAAACCGAATGAGAATTCGGCGACGGGTCCTAAGGGACGCAGCACTCCGACTGTCATGGATCAGCCTGTGAACGCTGTGCCGGCGCCACGTTCTCCGCTTTCCGAACAGACTGAGCAATCTATCActaagaagaaagagaaagatgtTAATGAAAGTAGTGTCACCGGGCCGACCTCCGAATCGAGAGAGAACTCCAACAGCGCAAATCAGAATCAAGAGGACTCGCATCCTGATTTTAATCTAGATGAGTTTCTGAAATCTGATACGTTCCCTGGAGTTTCCGGATTGTTGACGGTGAGTCGTCTCGTTAAtccgaaatattttacataatattttgtttcgaatatttgtaatttattttctcgcgtcacactcaaacaatttttgcctttttatttgtagaatgGCGTTGGTTCGAATAGCGGTACCGGTTCGCGATTCAGTCAGTGGTTCAAGAGAGAAAGCCCAATTCAGCAAGCAGATAGTCGTAGAGCTTCCATACAAGATGAATtgctgaataatttattaaacgacATCACCGAACCGAATATTCAAATACCATCGGTGACGGAATCGAACACTTACTTCGCTCCAATTTCTCCGGCCAACACTACCAATAATGCTAATACTACCACAAATGGCGTCAAATTACTCGAGATGTTACATCGTGGTAATAAGCCAAATCAAAACGGCCAGGGTGATGCGAGTAGTACAGCTATACCTATGATGAAGAATTGTTCTATTAAAGATTTGGGTAAGAtagattgtttaaataaatattgctatCAAGTAAACAAATTACAGTGAAATTGATAggcataaatttctttttagaagTTGGTGGCAAAGTTGTGCATAGTTTGGAAGAGTTGGAAGCACGTATGCGGGGTGGTGCTCCTCCACCTGCGACTTCGACTGATGCACCCCGTGCAAATAAGACTGAAGAAGATCTCTCTGCTTTTAAGAAACTGGTAGGTTTACACATGAtaatttgactttttattttatttcataagtatatcaaaacgaaaaaagattttttttaagcttGCTCAAGTGACTGGAGGACAAGCTGTGCCTGCAGCTAACGGACCTATCACTCAAAAACAGCCTGTAACATTAATGCAAGTAAGTATATATGATACTTAATTTTtggtatattaattaagacgcatatatttttttctttcagttaCTTAATTCACAATTGAAAACTCAACAATCATCGATGCCATCTCAACAGCCGCCCGCAGAACCTATTCATACTACTACATTTAATCACGTCGGTCCCCTTGGTCCTACTCAACATCCGCATCAAGCTCAGATGCAACACGAGAATCTAATGAAAGTTTTGCAAATACaggtacaataatatttttttataattaatatgtgaTACATTTTGGTaaacgaaatatttaatattaattgtagcaacaacagcagcagcaacaacaacaacaacaacaacaacaaaagCAACAACGACATTCCGATATGCTATCAATGATGATGGGAAATCAACGGATGTTAGGTGTCAGTCCGGTGCCGGCGGAGATGCAaatgatgataaataatgtccCGTCGAGCCAAGAGCTCTTACAGCGTCCGGAAGCTCAAGCAATTATTCAAGGTTTACAGCAAGGGGAGATCACTAGGCAACATCTAATACAGCAGTTGCAGGTTAGTTATTACGATAGATTGTATTGCAGAAtagagattttaaaaaattaattgcatctTCCCACAGAACCCCGCAATGCAACATCGCCATCGAGAAGTACTGGTGAACATATTGAAAATGTATGGTGGCACTACGCCTCGCACTATAAGTCCGCATCCTCATCCCGCTGCTCCTATCCCTCAGGATCACATCCTGCAACAGATGCTATATCAACAACAGCAACAGAGAATTCCATCTCCTATGAATAacggtaaaatattttacgtgttgataattaaaaaaatttttattttttcgtaaaggcaaatttaaaatgttgagattctatattttttttttttattaaattgaacgATTTTGTACTGTATTTGGAATGCAGCTTATTGTCCACCTCCGATAATATCGTCAAATTTAACAGCTAGTCCTAGTACTTTAACAGTACAACATCcaggtaatataataaatacataaactttatattttgtaattttttaaatcttttatataaataaaaaaatttgtattaaagttACATGAGAAAAGGactatatgtaataatattatttgataagttattttaatttaaattattgggcgatatttaataaaactgaaaaaatatatataaatatatgtaaattgttattgttataacAGTGATACCGCATAGAGTACCGTCGCCAAGGGAGATTGTTATGCATACTCAGTCTATAATGCAAAATGctttaatcaagaaaaaattggAGGAACAACGTGAGAATTTTCGTAAGCGGCAAGatcagcagcaacaacagcagcagcagcaagtTCAACAGCAACGCGCTTCGAGCCCTGTTAATTCGCCAGCTAAGCAAACTGCGAGTCCGCTCGCTTTCACTCCAACCTCCGTTTTACGTAAAATGACTGCTGATAAGGAACCTGACGGTGCGAATCAATTCTGTCAAGTAGAAACGACCTCTTCTATTACTCCTACAATTAATggaaatgttaattttcgCATGTCTCAAAATAATCATCAGAAACGCACATCTGCTTCTTCTATTAATCTCTCTAAGTTTTCTAATTCTGTCAATCAGGTGCAAAATGAAACTCTTAAAATGATCTTCCTGCAATCTGCCATAGCTAATCGTACAAGTAATACCTTCGATACGGAAGAATCGgcattaaaaactaaatatttgtattcgTTACAGCAGAAAAAAGACATAGaagataataagaaaattagtaCTACGAAGGAAAAGGTTTTCCTTGgtgttaataaaaatgcaaacaataatacaaaaacaacAAAGTCTGATGTAGTAGATGTTGATAATGATACTAACAATAATGATTATTGTGTCTCGCTTAACGAGGTACTAAAAAAACCATCTAAATTGGATATGCCGGTagacgaaaataaaataaccacATCTACAGCATCAGATGAAATAAAGAACGTTGATTTGCAAAATGCTACTTTACTTACAACCAGTGAAAATGTCTAATTGTGCTGTCACGTGGATGAGGAGTTTGATAAAGTGTACATTGATGTTTCATAAAAGTAAATTCTTAATTGTTTAgagctatattttttttctattatttttgcgTTATAGGGTGTTTTCCAGCAACGACACGGTGCAACACAGAGTATCATTCTATCTTCTTTCAATATCAGTAAAcaacaaagatagaatgagACTCTGTGTCGCACCGTGTCGttgctggaaagcacccaTAAAAAGCAGAGCTATTTTGTTTCTTCGTTTTACGTTTGCGGCGGCGGCTTTATaagcttaaaaaatatctttaatatgacagatattttgaaatattatttttattttatatgtgataaaaaagcactttataaaataaactcttCATTTCTTAACATAGATTTATCTTCGAAAAATagtatatgttaaaataatttttttataataaaaagcttTATTTTGATCTTGTATCATCTGctttaacttttctttttttttacacactcACATTTTTCtcctatttttaatattgctcgtttttattagaatttttttttaatatgccatattttTATTCGATCTGCTTGCCAAAATTGCATGGGTTATGctttacagaaaataaatgtgtaaGTGACAActacatttattgttatttctataaaattattacagttaattattgttttattcacaaaatgattttatataaagataatatataaaagtgagatatgatttataagaaatagGAAACTAAATAGTATTAGTATAGGAATAAGAATGatgttcaataaataattaatttgtaagttgcgtatatacatatataaatattaaataaaaacgtgaattttagcttttaattttgacgaagatataaatcaaatttttatatcactagactataatttttgaagataaaaaaaggaaaatattaagGAATCAAGAAAGCATTAACATTTGTGTTTGTTATGAATATTTAgccttaaaataattctttgtcattgtaaaattattgtatctATATCTGGACATAGGAAGCAGCAATGAGCCACCCAAATTGTCTACACAAACTCAAGCTTCTCAAATGCAACAAATGCAGTCAGCTGCGGTTCAGTTACTTGCACAGGGAGCTCTTTCGAGACACACCGCATTGCGATCGCAACCTCCTGTTCAATCGACATGGTCGAATCCACCGCTTAAACAGCATCCAGGTAGgtttatcactttttaaaattttcctaAAATTATAGAGAAATTTTCCATTGTAAAAGTCTCTTATTATTGATCTCGAAAATCTAATCTTGAAATTGACAATGTAAATGTAGCTGTACTCTATGTTTAATGCCACAGGAATTCTAATTACAGGTCGACCTATAGTAAAAGGtggtaataataacaacaacGCGAGTGGCAATCAGTTCCAATATAATACGGGAAATACAGAGTTCCAACAACaccaacaacaacaacaacaacataGAACAGTTCCGAATGTTTATGGCAATCCAGCACGATCTAAGCACACGATGGCAACTTCGTTATCGCATCACAATGTTCCACAATACAATGTAGCGCAGAACTCGATTATGAATCAAAGAGCGAATCCTATGAATACGCAAATGAAGACACAGCAAGTTTCAACGCATCTCGCTAATATGCAACAACCACAACCGCCGCATGGAACCGTTAACATACAACAACCACCGCAGAGAACTGTAAATACACCTATGCAACTTGTTATGAGCCAAAACTACAATTCTAATCGTACAggtaataatttgataaagtaCGAATTATGAgtgtttttgaaatattttttttaaaaacaagtcGAATAATCTTTGCGACTTCTACTTTTACACATCAATATTTGCAGAGCTTAGATCCCTTCTCATTCCATTTACATTGATTTTTCAGGTGTTTCTCTCCCAAATCAAATTGCATGCAATGGTGTTCagaaattggaaaaataacaaaactaCCTTAGTTTTCCTCTTCGTTTAATCCTGTCTTGACATCATCTTGTTTATTCCTCTTTggattaaattaagtaaacaattattaactACATTGAAATGCTTTACGCtagcaaattttataacagtATCATcgagttatatataaataatatcaactattctttttaatattttgtgtgaCAACCCGTATAGATAGCGATAATATTTACtcttatttaaacaataatctgtacattaaaattatatgtgtagATGCAGGACGGGTGATGCGATCACAACAATTGAATATGACAGTCGGCCGTCAACCTTCACCAGGCCTCGGATTTGTGGGCAGTAATGGAGGTGATCTATCGCCAACATCTAATCAGCTTGCGCGATGGTTCAGCCCGGAACTTCTCGCTCAAGCTCGGGCCGGCAAGCTTCCGGAGCTTGCGCAAACGAACGTCCTATCGTTGGAGGAGCTCGAGAGACTTCAACATGCATCAACTATAGTGCATAACTAAAGTGACATTGTATTCGAATTACGTTTCAATTTTAGCGTGAAATTGCATTGGTAACACTACTCGCTACTGATTGGAGAATTCGGTATTCTTCGGTACATCTTCCTTCACGTCCAAAGCACCTATATAACATCCCCTATATGGATGCTGGATACACGCTGATAAATGACAAATGGTGCTCGCCTACGTAGATCGTTTTATCAAGTCTTCGTATTGACAAGAGATTTATCAAAGTAATACCATGTAATTTGATTAGGAATAGAGTCGATGATCGGTTGGACAGTACTTCTCTTTCGAAAGATCTTTTGTTGAAGATGATTACTAACATCATTTGTGAAGCCATCAAGTTTCGCGGAATGTTATTTAGAAACTACAAATGTACAGAATAGAATATGATAGTAAGAACAAAGCGTTAGAACGAAAAAGTGGACAGCTTTCTATACGAAAATGACGTATTGTTTATAagactgaaaaaaaagaaaattcttattGTTGATTATATATCAAGCTGTTAGAGCTTCATGCGTACTTTCTAAATAACAACACAATAAGATCTATTTGCCTAAGATAAGACTGCAAGTTTCTTATGTATTCCTATCTCATTATCTAACaagaaactaaaaattatctgGCGACTTTTGCATAAAgcgttaatttcaatgtttttatatttaaagcaCATTTGTCATCAgtctcttattttttcttgttgtcaattaacaaatattacgagatatattgtgactatattttgcaataattcataaatattgaaaGCACCGTTACGTTCATTACGTTCCTTAACTTCGgaacaaagaaaaacaagatattttatttattgctgtcagcaaacgtaaaaatatagtCTATATACTAAGTATGTGTCTAACGCAAAAAACTTATATCGTTGTCGCCAGCAGGAATAAGAACTAGATAGTCGATACGTTTAATctagtattatttatagaatacatCACGTGCTTGCTTATTTACGATGGGACTTGCAAAGATCCTTAGGCAAATAATATGCGATCCCTTGAACTTGTGAACTGCAAGATAGCACCTGATTACAATTACATACACAGAGTGATGtcgtatttaatattctattcgTATTACTGCAAACAATGCGACTTTATTAACACGAAAAGCGTACGAAATAAAACGATGAGTATGTGACATCAAgtcatacatatattacaaaaaataaatatataatatatacttttctcTCGTGTGTAGAAGGCGCATGAAAGTGTCATTATCCTGATCGAAAGTGATATATAGAACTGTTTCTTAATAAAGAAGCTCGGAAGATACATAGAAGATTTATTCGcagaattaaagaaaacgaAAACATTCCACCCGCCAATAAAGGATCAAATTAAACGAGATCTCTTAGAATTTCGAACAACATCAATACTATTACTAACCTGCATTTGGtttcaattgttttaattgtttatctcGAGAAAGTTACAATTTCTGTGTAATTACGCAAAAAAGGATATTTACATGTATCCCACTAACttcaaaataatcatttctGTTAAAAGTTTACttcaacttatattttaaaagaagattaatattatttactatttaattatacattagaGTCTCATGCGcgattaattgcatttttctttttttataatttattaagcaTATTATACTTTCATACCCTTAATAATTACTtgagacaaaattattttacagtactttatattaaaaacaaaagaacaaGTATTTTGTACCGAAAGTATCTTTTAAAGAGagtatctttttttactaattgtttgacatttatgtaaacaagTTTTTCTTTccaattcttaaatattatattctattataatttttgcaaatattaattgcatttattactTAGTTTTCACTTACTTTATTGCATAtatgctaattttttaaaaatttgatatgaaTGTGTTGGGAGTTGTATAAGAAGCACATAAAGCAAGTTTACTGGGATGTGAAATCTCGAGAGGAAAATAACGTAAAGttcattttcataattatattgtgtgcttgcagataaaattatatagactCAGGTTTGCACAATAGATGTAATTACGAAAAATGTCCTAATAATATACTGTAAACactataattttgataaagattGTGTGTAATTAAAGCATTTAATGTTAGGTAAACATTATTTGCAGCAGTGTTACATTGATCCGCCTTCACACATTTATTTTCGCCATTGAATCTGGCTGATAAATGATCTCTTATACGCTTGTTATTCtatgtgtacaaaatattctttaatgataatattttaagagaaacagagcttttatatatacatacacacacacacacacatatatatgtatatatatgtatgtatgtatgtatgtatgtatgtatgtatgtatgtatatcttTAAAACACATACAAGAGTGctatttgtaacatttatttacactcaacaattgattaaattcttaactgatatataaatatgtgatgtatatgtatatatatatacatgtatatcaactatgaatatatattatattatatttaatacaatataatatatatatatattatatatatataatatgtagaaaacattttatatgtatatatatgtatatatacacacattataataatataatatgataaaataaatgtcgaaaataatttacacataGATACAATTACGAAAATGATACACATTCATAatgacattaataaattttacaactcGCAAACTCGAAAAATGCAAGACTGCTTGTGGGACTCTAACGTTATCCTAAATGTCGTCGCGTTCACAAGATTGAATAAAATGGCGTATAAACAATACTTGCACGCGCgacggagagaaaaagagaaaagtttcatttttgtataatatttctgtTCATCGATATTTTCTCATCTAGTGTATTGAAGGCAATTTTTCAGATTGTATTTTGAAAACTGATTTATCACCATAGGTTTATCTCGAGCGTCCATGAGTGTACAAAGCGTATGAGAACGAAGAACAAAAGGGATTAAATTGTTGAATCATATCTAAATGCAAGCACcatcaaagagagagagtgcgggtgtgtgtgtgtgtgtgtgtgtgtgtgtgtgtgtgtgtgtgtgtgtgtgtgtgtgtgtgtgtgcgcgcgcgcgcgcagagaGGAGAGATTGGAATTTTTGattgtttattttactatagaaAGAGGCATGAGATACCGAATGCACgaaagtaaaaaagcatttattatgtaatgtttaaaaattaatttctcaataaGATCAGATGCACGAAACAAATTGaggaaacaatttttaacgaCGTTCAGTTAACGTTAAAAGATATTGTAACACTAGAACGACCGGGACATTTATATCTCGCACAGTTTTCGAATGATTAAGATGACTACGATTCAGGCAGTTTTATAACTCATTTTACGTTCGTTCTTGActtgtcattttatttttattatttaaaaatgttttattttttatgtttatctttaaattgtcTGAGGATAATTAAGAAAAGCTAAAAATCAATCGTTCTAGCGTTGAAATCGAAATTTGAGAGTTCTTCGAGATCTCGCATTTCTGAATGTAACATCTACTTATTGGCTTGATGATAGTAATGTCTATATTCTCTTGAGACAAGAATTGCTACGTTTCGGCACCGTACCGCATTTACATTTAGCTTCGCGTTTCTTGGATGATGGAAGCTCATTTTACCAATATTTGGTAGAAGAACAGAAGAAAGATGAAGAAATTGTGATCGAAATGCACAAAGGAGCATTTACttgatctttttataaaatgcaattgCACTTCTGATGATTACACTTCTGCTTTCATTAAATGGAAAATTGCGAACGAGATCCGATGCATTTGCGAATTTAAAGATTGTTCCGTAACTCGAAAACacgtttttgtaaataaatcgaTTCCCAAGTAAACGCTAAAATACATTTAGTCTGTGCACTGTGGGTGTCGATgactgtaaataaaattactgaatattatattacgtgaagtcgaaaaagaaaatgtcaaataaatacaaaaaactaattatccttattattattacatcatCTTGCCGAAATAACTGATATatctcttaaattttattttgctcgTAAGATTGAAAGAttcttatttgatttattattaatcgatagtttaaaaatttttctatgtatttaccagactttcttttaaaaattcaaagcgATTAAATTGTGCGCGATtgttcattaatatattattacttttaaatttaaaaaaatataattttaacttcttttccatcattttattaaattactgagcatttttgttgaataataaGTGAGAATAAGTCACGGGGATTCTGCTGAATTCTAAGGTCATCGTAAAATCTGCATATATTCGATTTTCATAGAGATCGAGTAAGTTTCCACCGAGGGTTCAAATCGGGTCAGAGTAGGGCCAATCAGCCAATGGCTATGCTGGTCACAACGGAAATTAGATTACTTCCGTTGTAACCAGCACAACTATTGGCTAATTAGCTCAATTCTAACCCGATTTGAACTCTCAGTGGAAACTTTCTCATATCCTGAGAGCGACCACTGCGGCttttttcgtgcgaccgatatttgactagcagagaaacgtatacgcaaattctgatcttacagaaaagttggaaatttattggctatcgtatggctattaaccaataaacttgcaacttttctgttagagcgagtacttgcgtatacgtttctcttgcgaatgacttcaagaatcgggccccaggagctcgattcttgaattcattcgcaagaaaacgtatgcgcaaaaacccgctctaacagaaaagttgcaagtttattggttgaaagccatacgatagccaataaataatcaacttttctgtaagaacagaatttgcgaatacgtttctcttgcgaataaattcaagaatcgagcccctggggcccgattcttgaagtcattcgcaagagaaacgtatacgcaagtactcgctctaacagaaaagttgcaagtttattggttaatagccatacgatagccaataaatttccaacttttctgtaagatcagaatttgcgtatacgtttttcttgcgaatgacttcaagaatcgggccccaggggctcgattcttgaagtcattcgcaagaaaaacgtatacgcaaatactcgctctaacagaaagttgtaagtttattggttaatagtcatacgatagccaataaatttctaacttctgtaaaaacagaatttgcgaatacgtttctcttgcgaatgaattcaagaatcgagcccctggtacccaacgtggatgtaaagccCGTTTTACATTAATCGTAAGCAGCCAGTTGTGACTTGCGACATCCAATAAGCgcttagtttctagttaaagctcgacagtCATTGGGTGTTGCAAATTGCAACTGGCGACTGCGAATGGAGAACGGACTTTACATCCAT
This genomic stretch from Monomorium pharaonis isolate MP-MQ-018 chromosome 4, ASM1337386v2, whole genome shotgun sequence harbors:
- the LOC105828146 gene encoding eukaryotic translation initiation factor 4E transporter isoform X4; protein product: MSVESVTSDKQQQQQQPPPPPLPTATTTATATATATTATAAAATTTATTTTTTATTSVTAATATTTATKRVEGDEAIISMSLAGEVTDTSIMEVGRSRPQFQYSREDLMLIKNLRLSRRRPTFLDAAYNNSRGVWDPERWHSDRKRSDTPPKEERTGRGDQITENHSKRRSNGDPRDRIRKEQDGIVLSPQRRSFNSGCFVNVSNQPPSRRPESPIGKTEVSHREPVRRIGSGRILTRDIWDFRAENEKMESERADYGFRSGTAAGGSLRDRDSRDNRDGGKERDRDRDMRERDRERDERFERRSFGRDYGDRGERERDRGDRGGAERNNERNHQTDRDKDRGREKRFINDRRQRTYSDTRDLDEPEWFSSGPTSQHDTIELRGFEDIPEEKVVSSGSNAKSKKQNPTQKKRGKRNSTEKDEKPNENSATGPKGRSTPTVMDQPVNAVPAPRSPLSEQTEQSITKKKEKDVNESSVTGPTSESRENSNSANQNQEDSHPDFNLDEFLKSDTFPGVSGLLTNGVGSNSGTGSRFSQWFKRESPIQQADSRRASIQDELLNNLLNDITEPNIQIPSVTESNTYFAPISPANTTNNANTTTNGVKLLEMLHRGNKPNQNGQGDASSTAIPMMKNCSIKDLVGGKVVHSLEELEARMRGGAPPPATSTDAPRANKTEEDLSAFKKLLAQVTGGQAVPAANGPITQKQPVTLMQLLNSQLKTQQSSMPSQQPPAEPIHTTTFNHVGPLGPTQHPHQAQMQHENLMKVLQIQQQQQQQQQQQQQQQKQQRHSDMLSMMMGNQRMLGVSPVPAEMQMMINNVPSSQELLQRPEAQAIIQGLQQGEITRQHLIQQLQNPAMQHRHREVLVNILKMYGGTTPRTISPHPHPAAPIPQDHILQQMLYQQQQQRIPSPMNNVIPHRVPSPREIVMHTQSIMQNALIKKKLEEQRENFRKRQDQQQQQQQQQVQQQRASSPVNSPAKQTASPLAFTPTSVLRKMTADKEPDGSSNEPPKLSTQTQASQMQQMQSAAVQLLAQGALSRHTALRSQPPVQSTWSNPPLKQHPGRPIVKGGNNNNNASGNQFQYNTGNTEFQQHQQQQQQHRTVPNVYGNPARSKHTMATSLSHHNVPQYNVAQNSIMNQRANPMNTQMKTQQVSTHLANMQQPQPPHGTVNIQQPPQRTVNTPMQLVMSQNYNSNRTDAGRVMRSQQLNMTVGRQPSPGLGFVGSNGGDLSPTSNQLARWFSPELLAQARAGKLPELAQTNVLSLEELERLQHASTIVHN
- the LOC105828146 gene encoding eukaryotic translation initiation factor 4E transporter isoform X2, coding for MSVESVTSDKQQQQQQPPPPPLPTATTTATATATATTATAAAATTTATTTTTTATTSVTAATATTTATKRVEGDEAIISMSLAGEVTDTSIMEVGRSRPQFQYSREDLMLIKNLRLSRRRPTFLDAAYNNSRGVWDPERWHSDRKRSDTPPKEERTGRGDQITENHSKRRSNGDPRDRIRKEQDGIVLSPQRRSFNSGCFVNVSNQPPSRRPESPIGKTEVSHREPVRRIGSGRILTRDIWDFRAENEKMESERADYGFRSGTAAGGSLRDRDSRDNRDGGKERDRDRDMRERDRERDERFERRSFGRDYGDRGERERDRGDRGGAERNNERNHQTDRDKDRGREKRFINDRRQRTYSDTRDLDEPEWFSSGPTSQHDTIELRGFEDIPEEKVVSSGSNAKSKKQNPTQKKRGKRNSTEKDEKPNENSATGPKGRSTPTVMDQPVNAVPAPRSPLSEQTEQSITKKKEKDVNESSVTGPTSESRENSNSANQNQEDSHPDFNLDEFLKSDTFPGVSGLLTNGVGSNSGTGSRFSQWFKRESPIQQADSRRASIQDELLNNLLNDITEPNIQIPSVTESNTYFAPISPANTTNNANTTTNGVKLLEMLHRGNKPNQNGQGDASSTAIPMMKNCSIKDLVGGKVVHSLEELEARMRGGAPPPATSTDAPRANKTEEDLSAFKKLLAQVTGGQAVPAANGPITQKQPVTLMQLLNSQLKTQQSSMPSQQPPAEPIHTTTFNHVGPLGPTQHPHQAQMQHENLMKVLQIQQQQQQQQQQQQQQQKQQRHSDMLSMMMGNQRMLGVSPVPAEMQMMINNVPSSQELLQRPEAQAIIQGLQQGEITRQHLIQQLQNPAMQHRHREVLVNILKMYGGTTPRTISPHPHPAAPIPQDHILQQMLYQQQQQRIPSPMNNAYCPPPIISSNLTASPSTLTVQHPVIPHRVPSPREIVMHTQSIMQNALIKKKLEEQRENFRKRQDQQQQQQQQQVQQQRASSPVNSPAKQTASPLAFTPTSVLRKMTADKEPDGSSNEPPKLSTQTQASQMQQMQSAAVQLLAQGALSRHTALRSQPPVQSTWSNPPLKQHPGRPIVKGGNNNNNASGNQFQYNTGNTEFQQHQQQQQQHRTVPNVYGNPARSKHTMATSLSHHNVPQYNVAQNSIMNQRANPMNTQMKTQQVSTHLANMQQPQPPHGTVNIQQPPQRTVNTPMQLVMSQNYNSNRTDAGRVMRSQQLNMTVGRQPSPGLGFVGSNGGDLSPTSNQLARWFSPELLAQARAGKLPELAQTNVLSLEELERLQHASTIVHN